One window from the genome of Mugil cephalus isolate CIBA_MC_2020 chromosome 23, CIBA_Mcephalus_1.1, whole genome shotgun sequence encodes:
- the vps16 gene encoding vacuolar protein sorting-associated protein 16 homolog — protein MAFITANWNPLGEAFYRKCDLYDMCWTLGDGLKDSLVAAAPYGGPIAVLREPLRRPPSSRPQLEIYSASGVAIASFPWKSGPVVQLGWTVSDELLCVQEDGSVLIYDLFGSFKRHFSMGQEVVQSQVVQAKVFHSPYGTGIAIVTGSSRFTLATNIDDLKLRRLPEVPGLQGKPSCWVVLTQDRQTKVLLSNGPELFILDNTSCTAVCPPGLSPQAGSIVHMAVSFSYKYLALFTDTGHLWTGSSHLQEKLSGVDTKKTTPPKQMVWCRRPKSQQASVVLMWDRLLLVAGVCNDTIQFPIDDDCVLVGELDGVRIITSTHQELLQEVPLVCQDIFKIASMAPGALLLEAHREYEKSSQKADEYLREIKEQSMLGEAVQQCVEAAGHEYDTNTQKSLMRAASFGKCFLTDFSPDQFVTTCRELRVLNAVRDSSVGLPLTHTQFKQMTLQVLIDRLVYRQFYPLAIEICRYLKIPDYQGVSRVLKHWASCKVQQKDLSDEAIARAVCLKVGDSPGVSYSHIAAKAHECGRPELAIKLLDFEARSGEQVPLLLKMKRSQLALSKAVDSGDTDLVYTVVSFLKNEMNRGDFFMTLRNQPVALSLYRQFCKLQEQDTLKDLYNQDDDHQELANYYVSASYREKRLESRLSVLQTAVDEFNKAKNEFAAKATEDEMRLLRFQRKLDDEKGAGLLGLSLQATMEALLTLGLHKQAEQLYRDFKVPDKRYWWLKLKSLAEKEEWEELEKFSKSKKSPIGYLAFVEVCIKCNNKYEAKKYVSKVTPEQKVKAHLAVGDMEGAADAAIERRNDSEMAAVLSRCSTSDRLLIDRLNRARTAAAKK, from the exons ATGGCGTTCATCACAGCAAACTGGAACCCGCTGGGAGAAGCTTTCTATCG GAAGTGTGACCTGTATGACATGTGTTGGACTCTGGGGGACGGACTGAAGGACAGTTTGGTGGCGGCCGCGCCCTACGGAGGACCCATAG CTGTCCTCAGAGAACCTCTCAGACGTCCCCCCAGCTCTCGTCCTCAGTTAGAGATTTACTCTGCCTCTGGAGTCGCCATCGCCAGCTTCCCT TGGAAGAGTGGTCCCGTGGTCCAGCTGGGTTGGACGGTCAGCGATGAGTTGCTGTGTGTCCAGGAGGACGGATCAGTTCTGATCTATGATCTGTTTGGATCCTTTAAGAGACACTTCAGCATGGGACAG GAAGTCGTTCAGAGTCAGGTGGTCCAGGCCAAGGTGTTCCACTCTCCCTATGGGACGGGAATCGCCATAGTAACAGGCTCCTCCCGCTTCACCCTGGCAACCAACATAGACGACCTGAAGCTCCGCCGGTTACCGGAGGTCCCAG GTCTTCAGGGCAAGCCGTCCTGCTGGGTCGTCCTCACTCAGGACAGACAGACCAAAGTCCTGCTGTCCAACGGACCCGAACTCTTCATCTTGGACAACACGTCTTGCACCGCTGTG TGTCCTCCAGGTCTCAGTCCTCAGGCTGGCAGCATCGTCCACATGGCCGTGTCCTTCAGCTATAAATACCTGGCTCTCTTCACTGACACTGGACACCTGTGGACAggctcctcccacctccag GAGAAACTGAGTGGAGTGGACACCAAGAAGACGACCCCCCCGAAACAGATGGTCTG GTGTCGCAGACCAAAGAGTCAGCAGGCCTCTGTGGTGCTGATGTGGGACAGACTGCTCCTGGTGGCCGGAGTCTGTAACGACACCATCCA GTTCCCCATTGACGATGACTGTGTGTTGGTGGGAGAACTGGACGGAGTCCGGATCATCACCTCCACCCAtcaggagctgctgcaggaggttCCTCTGGTCTGTCAGGACATCTTCAAGATCGCCTCCATGGCTCCTGGAGCTCTGCTGCTTGAGGCCCACCGAGAGTACGAG AAGTCGAGTCAGAAGGCCGATGAGTATCTGAGGGAAATCAAAGAGCAAAGCATGCTGGGAGAAGCAGTCCAACAGTGTGTGGAGGCGGCAGGTCACGAGTACGACACCAACACCCAGAAGTCCCTGATGAGG GCGGCGTCCTTTGGCAAATGTTTCCTGACCGACTTCAGCCCAGATCAGTTTGTGACGACCTGCAGAGAACTACGAGTCCTGAACGCTGTCCGAGACAGCAGCGTTGGACTACCACTCACTCATACTCA ATTTAAACAGATGACTCTACAGGTGTTGATTGACAG GCTGGTATATCGACAGTTTTATCCGTTAGCGATTGAAATCTGTCGTTACCTGAAGATTCCTGATTATCAAGGAGTCAGTCGAGTCCTCAAGCACTGGGCATCATGCAAG GTGCAGCAGAAGGACCTATCAGACGAGGCCATAGCTCGAGCAGTGTGCCTCAAGGTGGGAGATTCTCCAGGTGTCTCGTACTCACACATCGCAGCTAAGGCTCATGAATGTGGACGTCCTGAACTCGCCATCAAG CTTCTGGATTTCGAGGCTCGGTCCGGAGAACAAGTTCCTCTGTtgctgaagatgaagaggagtcAGTTGGCTCTGAGCAAAGCTGTGGACAGCGGAGACACTGACCTAG TTTACACAGTGGTGAGTTTCCTGAAGAACGAGATGAACCGAGGAGACTTCTTCATGACCCTGAGGAACCAACCAGTGGCTCTGAGCCTCTACAGACAG TTCTGTAAACTACAAGAACAGGACACCTTGAAGGATCTCTACAACCAGGACGACGACCACCAGGAACTGGCCAACTACTACGTCAGTGCCAGTTACAGAGAGAAG AGGTTAGAGAGTCGCCTGTCTGTCCTGCAGACGGCTGTGGACGAGTTCAACAAGGCCAAGAATGAGTTTGCTGCCAAG GCTACAGAGGACGAGATGCGTCTCCTTCGGTTTCAGCGAAAGCTTGATGACGAGAAAGGGGCGGGCCTTCTGGGACTGTCTCTACAG GCCACCATGGAGGCTCTGTTGACTCTTGGACTTCACAAACAGGCCGAGCAACTTTACAGAGACTTCAAGGTCCCAGACAAAAG GTACTGGTGGTTGAAGCTGAAGTCTCTggcagagaaggaggagtgggaggagctaGAGAAGTTCTCAAAGAGCAAAAAGTCTCCCATTGGTTACCTG GCTTTTGTGGAAGTTTGCATTAAGTGTAACAACAAGTACGAAGCCAAGAAATACGTTTCCAAGGTGACGCCTGAGCAGAAGGTCAAAGCTCACCTGGCCGTTGG GGACATGGAGGGGGCGGCAGACGCTGCCATCGAGCGAAGAAACGACTCGGAAATGGCGGCTGTTCTCTCCAGGTGTTCCACCTCCGACCGCCTCTTGATTGACAGGTTGAACCGAGCCCGAACAGCTGCTGCCAAAAAGTGA
- the ebpl gene encoding emopamil-binding protein-like gives MDSETSPVLSPVSILSLLACGLQVLAAVLLTRWFGGRSSAQDRWVLLWLFYDVIVHLTLEGPFVYMSLRGTVDTSQGPLAELWKEYSKADSRWLVSDPTIVSIEIVTVVLDSLIALVLIHAVLEDKYYRHFLQIALSVCELYGGWMTFCPDWLMGSPHLNTSNPLYLWVYLVFFNGVWVLVPVLLLVQSWFCLKSLHTLSVDTHNMKRKQL, from the exons ATGGACTCGGAGACGTCCCCCGTCCTCTCCCCGGTCTCCATCCTGTCCCTGTTGGCGTGTGGTCTCCAGGTTTTAGCTGCCGTCCTCCTGACTAGATGGTTTGGGGGGCGGAGCTCAGCTCAGGACAGGTGGGTCCTTCTGTGGCTCTTCTATGATGTCATCGTCCACCTGACCCTG GAGGGACCGTTTGTGTACATGTCTCTGAGGGGGACGGTGGACACGTCTCAAGGTCCTCTGGCTGAACTCT GGAAGGAGTACAGTAAGGCCGACAGTCGTTGGTTAGTTTCTGATCCAACAATCGTCTCCATTGAAATTGTGACGGTCGTCCTCGACTCTCTGATCGCTCTGGTACTAATACACGCAGTACTGGAAGACAAGTACTACAG ACACTTCCTGCAGATCGCTCTGAGCGTGTGCGAGCTGTACGGCGGCTGGATGACCTTCtgtcctgattggctgatgggaagtcctcacctcaacacgtCCAACCCCCTCTACCTGTGGGTCTACCTGGTCTTCTTCAACGGGGTCtgggtcctggtcccggtcctgctGCTGGTccagtcctggttctgtctcaAGAGTCTGCACACGCTCAGTGTggacacacacaacatgaaGAGGAAGCAGCTGTAG
- the arl11 gene encoding ADP-ribosylation factor-like protein 11, which produces MGQSGSSACPQVILMGLDSAGKSTLLARMLTGQVVTTSPTIGFNVGTLNLDKKTSLTVWDVGGQKSMRPNWRYYLDDCKALVFVVDSSDRERMPEAQKVLKKVLGEEKLRGVPLMVLANKKDVAKSMTIREVSTQLDLPSYKDRLWEIQACSGLEGLGLHQAFMSVNKLIKRS; this is translated from the exons ATGGGTCAGTCTGGCTCCTCCGCCTGTCCTCAG GTGATCCTCATGGGTCTGGACTCTGCTGGAAAGTCCACCCTTCTGGCCAGAATGCTGACAGGACAG GTGGTGACGACGTCTCCGACCATCGGCTTCAACGTGGGGACTCTGAACCTGGACAAAAAGACGTCTCTGACTGTGTGGGACGTTGGAGGACAGAAGAGCATGAGACCGAACTGGAG GTACTACCTGGACGACTGCAAGGCCCTGGTCTTCGTGGTGGACAGCAGCGACCGTGAGCGAATGCCGGAGGCCCAGAAGGTCCTGAAGAAGGTCCTGGGAGAGGAGAAGCTACGAGGAGTTCCTCTCATGGTCCTGGCCAACAAGAAGGACGTCGCCAAGTCCATGACGATACGAGAG GTTTCCACCCAGCTGGACCTCcccagctacaaggacagactGTGGGAGATCCAGGCCTGCAGTGGTCTGGAGGGTCTGGGTCTGCACCAGGCCTTCATGTCGGTCAACAAACTCATCAAGAGGAGCTGA
- the cavin2b gene encoding caveolae-associated protein 2b produces MVTTETHQSQDLLVPTQSQDQNQDLDQDQQDLGEDQASPSSPLTGFDLEKMSQGPVNAITVLTLLDKLVHMLDAVQENQHKMEGHQVEMEGVVRGIQADMTKLSKSHSHTSNTVSKLLDKSRKLSVTMKEVRDKMERQGVQVKKLEANHAHLANRNHFKVLIFQEENEIPSSVFVKDPPPFPRDEILEEGEEPVSGNVDGNLSLEGGLQTIDLSSDEDVGLEAEPDDEGAWFHDLENMEKSRAEKLKRSSLKKVDSLKKAFSRQNIEKKMTKIGTKIVSVEQREKIKQKTSSLKVSPLTFSIRKPRSSSDSQPPEASAQTRDSLVAEADIQLSPLGSSEQEVPFTEVHAQLAPSEELKVEEELKVEEELKVEEELKEEGEVKGEEEELKQEGEVKQEEAALVEADVSVVSEGVGEDFALSSTLPHEEKGEERGAVEEKEEEKEEEP; encoded by the exons ATGGTGACAACAGAGACCCACCAGAGCCAGGACCTGCTGGTACCCACCCAGagccaggaccagaaccaggacctggaccaggaccagcagGACCTGGGGGAGGACCAGGCCTCGCCCTCTTCCCCTCTGACAGGATTCGACCTGGAGAAAATGAGTCAGGGACCCGTCAACGCCATCACGGTTCTCACTCTGCTGGACAAGCTGGTCCACATGCTGGACGCCGTCCAGGAGAACCAGCACAAGATGGAG GGCCAccaggtggagatggagggcGTGGTCAGGGGGATCCAGGCTGACATGACCAAACTGTCCAAGAGTCACAGTCACACGTCCAACACCGTCAGCAAACTACTGGACAAGAGCCGCAAGCTGTCGGTCACCATGAAGGAG GTCCGGGATAAGATGGAGCGTCAGGGCGTCCAGGTgaagaagctggaggcgaaccaCGCCCACCTGGCCAACAGGAACCACTTCAAGGTCCTCATCTTCCAG GAGGAAAACGAGATCCCGTCCAGTGTTTTTGTCAAAGATCCTCCTCCGTTCCCTCGAGATGAGATTTTGGAGGAAGGTGAGGAACCTGTGTCTGGCAACGTGGACGGGAACCTGTCCCTGGAAGGGGGACTCCAAACCATCGACCTATCATCTGATGAGGATGTTGGACTGGAGGCGGAGCCAGATGACGAGGGGGCGTGGTTTCACGACCTGGAGAACATGGAGAAGTCCAGAGctgagaaactgaaaagatCCAGTCTGAAGAAA gtgGACAGTCTGAAGAAGGCGTTCTCCAGACAGAACATCGAGAAAAAGATGACAAAGATCGGAACAAAGATTGTCTCTGTGGAACAACGAGAGAAGATCAAACAGAAAACCTCCAGCCTGAAGGTCTCACCTCTGACCTTCAGCATCCGAAAG CCTCGCAGTAGCTCTGACTCTCAGCCTCCAGAGGCCTCGGCTCAGACCAGGGACTCGCTCGTGGCTGAGGCCGACATCCAGCTCTCCCCACTGGGCAGCAGCGAGCAGGAGGTCCCCTTCACTGAGGTCCACGCCCAGCTGGCTCCATCTGAGGAgctgaaggtggaggaggagcttaaggtggaggaggagctgaaggtggaggaggagctgaaggaggagggggaggtgaagggggaggaggaggagctgaagcaggagggggaggtgaagcaggaggaggccgCTCTGGTGGAGGCGGATGTGTCGGTGGTTTCAGAGGGAGTGGGGGAGGACTTTGCTCTGTCTTCCACCCTCCCTCAtgaggagaagggagaggagagaggagcagtggaggagaaagaggaggagaaagaggaggaacccTAA
- the rgn gene encoding regucalcin, giving the protein MSSVKVESVVKVNAMIGEGPVWEESEQTLLFVDIIGQKIHRWSPTTNQIQSVETGDTVGFAVPRSSGGYVAGVGRSIVAVDWSTQKMTSLVDLDEDKPNNRLNNGKVDPVGRLLAGTMRKEEEQMERKEGALFSVTSDLKVTKHLSQVSISNGMDWSLDQRTLFYIDSLALTVDAFDYNVNTGHLGNRRVVYHLEEGEGLPDGMTLDAAGRLWVACYNGGRVINIDPATGVRLQTIPLPVTKTTSCCFGGPDYSDLFVTTASLALDQSEIRQQPLAGNTFKVTGLGVKGRPSHSFSG; this is encoded by the exons ATGTCATCCGTGAAGGTGGAAAGTGTGGTGAAGGTGAACGCTATGATTGGTGAAGGGCCGGTGTGGGAGGAGTCGGAGCAGACGCTGCTGTTTGTCGACATCATTGGGCAGAAAATCCACCGCTGgagtccaacaaccaatcagatccaGTCTGTGGAGACAG GAGACACGGTGGGCTTCGCGGTCCCTCGTAGCTCAGGTGGTTACGTGGCAGGTGTTGGTCGGAGCATCGTGGCTGTTGATTGGTCAACACAGAAGATGACATCACTGGTGGACTTGGATGAAGACAAACCTAACAACCGACTGAACAATGGGAAGGTCGACCCAGTTGGACGCCTACTGGCAG GTACaatgaggaaagaggaggagcagatggagagaaaagaaggagctctgttctctgtgacctctgacctcaaaGTGACCAAGCACCTGAGCCAG GTGTCTATATCTAATGGGATGGACTGGTCTCTGGATCAGAGGACGCTTTTCTACATTGACAGTTTGGCTTTAACTGTTGACGCCTTCGACTACAACGTAAACACTGGACACCTGG GTAACCGTCGTGTGGTTTACCAcctggaggagggggaggggcttccTGACGGGATGACACTTGATGCTGCTGGACGTCTCTGGGTGGCCTGTTACAACGGAGGGAGAGTCATCAACATTGACCCTGCTACAG GTGTGCGGCTGCAGACGATCCCTCTACCAGTGACCAAGACCACCTCATGTTGTTTCGGCGGTCCAGACTACTCTGACCTGTTTGTGACCACGGCCAGTCTAGCCCTCGACCAATCAGAGATCAGACAGCAGCCACTGGCTGGAAACACCTTCAAG GTGACAGGACTTGGGGTCAAAGGTCGACCTTCACACTCATTCTCTGGTTGA